GTGACCAGGTCTTCCGGCACCGACCGCTCCGGGTCGTAGTCCTTCATCTCGTGGAGCTTGTGCATCCACTGGTCGAAATTCGTCACGCTTCTCCCGTCAGGTCGAGGTCATCCCGCCGTCGACGACGTGGGTCTGCCCGGTCTGGAACCCCGAGTACTCCGCACAGAGATGGGCCACGAGCTCGCCGATCTCCTCGGGGTGGCCCCACCGGCCGACGGGCAGTTCGCTCGCGAGCTGCCGTCGCTCCAGTTCCTCGGTCGGCACCCCCGCGGCGGCCGCGCGCGCCGCGGCGAGCGAACGCCGCCGGGGCGTGTCGATGTGCGCGGGGGCGATGACGTGCGTGGTGACGCCGTGCGGCGCCACCTCGGCCGCCAGCGACCGCGCGAGCGCGGCCACTCCCGCTCGCATCACGTTGGAAAGGTGCAACAGCGGCAACGGTTTCACCACGCCGACCGAGGTGACGTAGATCAGCCGGCCCCACCCGGCCGCGGACATCGCCGGCAACACCGTGCTGGTCAGCGAGATCGCGCTGTCCAGCACGAGCCGGTAGGCCGAATCCCAGTCGTGCGCCGAGAGTTCGGACGCTGTCGCCGCGCGGGTGCCGCCGGTGTTGGACACCAGGATGTCGATGTCCCCGAGCGTTTCGCGCGCGGCGGCGGCCGCCGCGGCCGCGGCGCCGGGCTGGGTGAAGTCCGCGATCGCCCAGCCCGCCGCGCCGATCTCCCGGGCCACCTCGCCGGTGTGCGGTCCGGTTCCCGTGATGAAGACTTCGGCGCCGCCGGACCGCAGCGACGTCGCGATCGCCGTGCCGAGCCCGCTCGACCCGGCGGTCACCAGCGCCCGGCGGCCATGCACCGTCATGCCGCCGCACCCTCCCCGGAACCGCCGGGCAGTACGC
This genomic window from Amycolatopsis mongoliensis contains:
- a CDS encoding SDR family oxidoreductase, whose amino-acid sequence is MTVHGRRALVTAGSSGLGTAIATSLRSGGAEVFITGTGPHTGEVAREIGAAGWAIADFTQPGAAAAAAAAARETLGDIDILVSNTGGTRAATASELSAHDWDSAYRLVLDSAISLTSTVLPAMSAAGWGRLIYVTSVGVVKPLPLLHLSNVMRAGVAALARSLAAEVAPHGVTTHVIAPAHIDTPRRRSLAAARAAAAGVPTEELERRQLASELPVGRWGHPEEIGELVAHLCAEYSGFQTGQTHVVDGGMTST